The proteins below come from a single Acidovorax sp. NCPPB 4044 genomic window:
- a CDS encoding ATP-binding protein yields MAATRRSTAPGNAGTPLQRAPAEILHAAELERLRAQDADPRPPGWSMGLRAARSFILGDAALGIAPKIVAPVASIERMLVTLATGRGLMLVGEPGTAKSLLSELLATAVSGVSTLTIQGGASITEDQIKYGWNYALLINEGPSPRALVPAPLYQGMQQGRIVRFEEITRAPLEVQDCLLGMLSDRVMAVPELAGEHAMLYAREGFNIIATANTRDRGVNEMSAALKRRFDFETVFPILDFDRELALVQDASARLLAQSGIPHAVPAPVLELLVSTFRDLRGAPADGQRGAPADAAMDRLSAVMSTAEAVNVAHAVGVRAWFLERREGSPADLVDCIAGTIVKDSADDRAKLRRYFEQKAAKRTGGHWRAYYEARHRLP; encoded by the coding sequence ATGGCCGCCACCCGTCGATCGACCGCCCCCGGCAACGCCGGCACGCCGCTGCAGCGCGCGCCCGCCGAAATCCTCCACGCCGCCGAACTGGAGCGCCTGCGCGCGCAGGACGCCGACCCGCGCCCGCCCGGCTGGTCGATGGGCCTGCGCGCCGCGCGGTCGTTCATCCTCGGCGATGCGGCGCTGGGCATCGCGCCCAAGATCGTCGCGCCCGTGGCGAGCATCGAGCGCATGCTGGTGACGCTGGCCACCGGCCGCGGCCTGATGCTGGTGGGCGAGCCCGGCACCGCCAAGTCGCTGCTGTCGGAACTGCTCGCCACCGCGGTCTCGGGCGTCTCGACGCTGACGATCCAGGGCGGCGCATCCATCACCGAGGACCAGATCAAGTACGGCTGGAACTACGCGCTGCTCATCAACGAGGGCCCCAGCCCGCGCGCGCTGGTGCCCGCGCCGCTCTACCAGGGCATGCAGCAGGGCCGCATCGTGCGCTTCGAGGAAATCACGCGCGCGCCGCTGGAGGTGCAGGACTGCCTGCTCGGCATGCTCTCCGACCGCGTGATGGCCGTGCCCGAGCTGGCGGGCGAACACGCCATGCTCTATGCGCGCGAGGGCTTCAACATCATCGCCACGGCCAACACGCGCGACCGCGGCGTGAACGAGATGAGCGCCGCGCTCAAGCGCCGGTTCGATTTCGAGACCGTCTTCCCGATCCTCGACTTCGACCGCGAACTGGCGCTCGTGCAGGACGCCAGCGCGCGGCTGCTCGCGCAGAGCGGCATCCCGCACGCCGTGCCGGCGCCGGTGCTGGAGCTGCTCGTGTCCACCTTCCGCGACCTGCGCGGCGCACCGGCCGACGGGCAGCGCGGCGCGCCGGCCGATGCCGCCATGGACCGGCTGAGCGCGGTCATGTCCACCGCCGAGGCCGTGAACGTGGCCCACGCGGTCGGCGTGCGCGCCTGGTTCCTGGAGCGGCGCGAGGGCTCGCCCGCCGATCTGGTGGACTGCATCGCCGGCACCATCGTCAAGGACAGCGCCGACGACCGCGCCAAGCTGCGCCGCTATTTCGAGCAGAAGGCCGCCAAGCGCACGGGCGGGCACTGGCGCGCGTACTACGAAGCGCGCCACCGGCTGCCGTGA
- a CDS encoding DUF5682 family protein, which yields MKGRTVPHGDPVILGVRHHSPACARLVAARIRALRPAFVLIEGPADFNGRLDELYLPHQLPIAIYSYLARGDGHRGSWTPFAEHSPEWQALQAGREVGAAVRFIDLPAWHGAFAHRENRYADAADAEHQARAEAYERALAEKLAVQGRDALWDHLFEDGAPAPAEAAGGGDEGLALRLSTYFGHLRGEGEAGSAGNQARERTMARWIAWAMAQGRGPVLVVCGGYHAPALARLWRDLPGDEPGTPQPGEADLRGADDAVDEDEDGADGTDAIKNIANNSMDPATPVRFGSYIVPYTFRRLDAFAGYASGMPSPQYYQWLWEHGAEGAAREALRSVVQRLRERKLPASTADLMAVHARALGLARLRGHRQPLRSDWLDALAGALVKEALDAPLPWTYRGPLRPGTDPVLVQAMDVLAGDTAGRLAPGTPQPPLVAAVRAELAAHGLPLRGTVTLDLLQESDRARSRVLHRLALLELPGVVRTRGPALALSGERGEAWSLGEPMEQQAALIEAGAWGATLEDAARARLEDRLRQARGRIAPLAEGLNRAAWAGLSALSDGLLRDIGDAIAQEPRFEALAPALGLLHTLLRHGQMLGMAGAPVLRVAVEAGFDRALWLLEAPAAVAPADIEDHLSGHRALHRIVADTLADLEDGTPDPLTLEPARAFAVWQRKAADPQAAPVSRGAALGAVLALSGRLDGGESSDGGVPRTGVQEAMDLLGAMTAGTLGDALAGLLALAREALATEPAFAAGMDRRVRALDDEAFVQALPALRAAFAWLPPRERGDLAGQVLALHGAQHLPRRTLTAASPGGLPPETLARARAGEAAAAARLAAWGIDAGTGALP from the coding sequence GTGAAGGGCCGCACGGTGCCGCACGGCGACCCCGTCATCCTCGGCGTGCGCCACCACAGCCCCGCCTGCGCGCGGCTGGTGGCGGCGCGCATCCGGGCGCTGCGGCCCGCGTTCGTGCTGATCGAGGGGCCGGCGGATTTCAACGGCCGGCTGGACGAGCTGTACCTGCCGCACCAGTTGCCGATAGCGATCTACAGCTACCTCGCGCGCGGCGACGGGCACCGCGGGTCGTGGACGCCGTTCGCCGAGCATTCGCCCGAATGGCAGGCCCTGCAGGCCGGGCGTGAAGTGGGCGCAGCGGTGCGCTTCATCGACCTGCCGGCCTGGCACGGCGCTTTCGCCCACCGGGAGAACCGCTACGCCGACGCCGCCGATGCCGAGCACCAGGCGCGGGCCGAGGCCTATGAACGCGCGCTGGCGGAAAAGCTCGCGGTGCAGGGCCGCGACGCGCTCTGGGACCACCTCTTCGAAGACGGCGCGCCCGCGCCTGCGGAGGCCGCGGGCGGAGGCGACGAAGGCCTGGCGCTGCGCCTGTCCACCTACTTCGGGCACCTGCGCGGCGAGGGTGAAGCCGGCTCTGCCGGCAACCAGGCGCGCGAACGGACGATGGCGCGCTGGATCGCCTGGGCCATGGCGCAGGGCCGCGGCCCGGTGCTGGTGGTGTGCGGCGGCTACCACGCGCCCGCGCTCGCACGGCTCTGGCGCGACTTGCCCGGCGACGAACCCGGGACGCCGCAGCCCGGGGAGGCGGACCTGCGCGGGGCGGACGACGCCGTCGACGAAGACGAGGACGGCGCAGACGGCACGGACGCTATAAAAAACATAGCAAACAATTCAATGGATCCGGCGACACCCGTGCGTTTTGGCTCCTACATCGTGCCCTACACCTTCCGCCGGCTCGATGCCTTCGCGGGTTATGCCTCGGGCATGCCGTCCCCGCAGTACTACCAGTGGCTGTGGGAGCACGGCGCCGAAGGCGCGGCCCGCGAGGCGCTGCGCAGCGTGGTGCAGCGGCTGCGCGAGCGCAAGCTGCCGGCCTCCACCGCCGACCTGATGGCGGTGCACGCGCGCGCGCTCGGGCTGGCGCGCCTGCGGGGGCACCGGCAGCCGCTGCGGTCGGACTGGCTCGACGCGCTGGCCGGTGCGCTGGTGAAGGAGGCGCTCGACGCCCCCCTGCCCTGGACCTACCGCGGCCCGCTGCGCCCGGGCACCGACCCGGTGCTGGTGCAGGCGATGGACGTGCTGGCCGGCGACACGGCGGGCCGCCTCGCGCCGGGCACGCCGCAGCCGCCGCTGGTCGCGGCCGTGCGCGCCGAGCTGGCCGCGCACGGCCTGCCGCTGCGCGGCACCGTCACGCTCGACCTGCTGCAGGAGAGCGACCGCGCCCGCAGCCGCGTGCTGCACCGGCTGGCCTTGCTGGAGCTGCCGGGCGTGGTGCGCACGCGCGGCCCGGCGCTCGCGCTGTCGGGCGAGCGCGGCGAAGCCTGGAGCCTCGGCGAGCCGATGGAACAGCAGGCCGCGCTGATCGAGGCGGGCGCCTGGGGCGCCACGCTGGAAGACGCCGCGCGCGCCCGCCTGGAAGACCGCCTGCGGCAGGCGCGCGGGCGCATCGCGCCGCTGGCCGAAGGCCTGAACCGCGCCGCCTGGGCCGGTCTTTCCGCGTTGAGCGACGGGCTGCTGCGCGACATCGGCGATGCCATCGCCCAGGAGCCGCGGTTCGAGGCGCTGGCGCCCGCGCTGGGGCTGCTGCACACGCTGCTGCGCCATGGGCAGATGCTCGGCATGGCCGGCGCGCCGGTGCTGCGCGTGGCGGTGGAGGCCGGTTTCGACCGCGCGCTCTGGCTGCTCGAAGCCCCGGCCGCGGTGGCGCCCGCCGACATCGAAGACCACCTGAGCGGCCACCGCGCGCTGCACCGGATCGTCGCCGACACGCTGGCCGACCTGGAGGACGGCACGCCCGATCCGCTCACGCTGGAGCCCGCGCGCGCCTTCGCGGTGTGGCAGCGCAAGGCGGCCGACCCGCAGGCCGCGCCGGTCAGCCGCGGCGCGGCGCTCGGTGCGGTGCTGGCGCTCTCGGGCCGCCTGGACGGCGGCGAGAGCAGCGACGGCGGCGTGCCCCGCACCGGCGTGCAGGAAGCCATGGACCTGCTGGGCGCGATGACCGCCGGCACGCTGGGCGACGCGCTCGCCGGCCTGCTGGCGCTGGCGCGCGAGGCGCTCGCCACCGAACCCGCCTTCGCCGCCGGCATGGACCGCCGCGTGCGTGCGCTGGACGACGAGGCCTTCGTGCAGGCCCTGCCGGCGCTGCGCGCGGCCTTCGCCTGGCTGCCGCCGCGCGAGCGCGGCGACCTCGCCGGGCAGGTGCTGGCGCTGCACGGCGCGCAGCACCTGCCGCGCCGCACGCTCACGGCCGCGAGCCCCGGCGGCCTGCCCCCCGAAACCCTGGCCCGCGCTCGCGCCGGCGAAGCCGCGGCCGCCGCGCGGCTGGCCGCGTGGGGCATCGACGCCGGCACCGGAGCCCTCCCATGA
- a CDS encoding VWA domain-containing protein, with protein MTPLTLPDPLQRWRLLLGEPAEPACGGLSDAAQAADAALEWLYGRDGDRAERGERSAGLGPSALSTPDWINTIHTLFPKEVIERLERDAVERYGIDEVVTNLEVLERIEPSESLLRAVLHTKHLMNPEVLAAARRLVAEVVRRIMEKLATEVRQAFGGSRDRRRRSRMKVARNFDFRRTLLANLRRWDPARGKLYVEQPLFISRTRRHAEPWDIVLLIDQSGSMVDSVIHSAVMAACLWQLPGMRTRLVAFDTQVVDLTADVSDPVELLMKVQLGGGTDIAKAVGYAQSLVANPARTIVVLVSDFYEGGSPSELVRRVKALTGAGAKVLGLAALDAQAEPAYDREMAARLVKEGAQVGAMTPGQLAGWLAEKVQA; from the coding sequence ATGACACCGCTGACCCTCCCCGACCCCCTGCAGCGCTGGCGCCTGTTGCTCGGCGAGCCGGCCGAGCCCGCGTGCGGCGGGCTCTCCGACGCCGCGCAGGCCGCGGACGCCGCCCTCGAATGGCTCTACGGCCGGGACGGCGACCGCGCCGAGCGCGGCGAGCGCAGCGCGGGCCTGGGGCCCTCGGCGCTCTCCACGCCGGACTGGATCAACACCATCCACACGCTCTTTCCGAAAGAGGTGATCGAACGCCTGGAACGCGATGCGGTGGAGCGCTACGGCATCGACGAGGTGGTGACCAACCTGGAGGTGCTGGAGCGCATCGAGCCGTCCGAATCGCTGCTGCGCGCGGTGCTGCACACCAAGCACCTCATGAACCCCGAGGTGCTGGCCGCCGCGCGCCGGCTGGTGGCCGAGGTGGTGCGGCGCATCATGGAAAAACTCGCGACCGAGGTGCGCCAGGCCTTCGGCGGCAGCCGCGACCGGCGCCGCCGGTCGCGCATGAAGGTGGCGCGCAATTTCGACTTCCGGCGCACGCTGCTGGCCAACCTGCGGCGCTGGGACCCGGCCCGCGGCAAGCTCTACGTGGAGCAGCCCCTCTTCATCAGCCGCACGCGGCGGCATGCCGAGCCGTGGGACATCGTGCTGCTGATCGACCAGAGCGGCTCGATGGTGGACTCGGTCATCCACAGCGCGGTGATGGCCGCCTGCCTGTGGCAGCTGCCTGGCATGCGCACGCGGCTGGTGGCCTTCGACACGCAGGTGGTGGACCTCACGGCCGATGTCTCCGACCCGGTGGAGCTGCTCATGAAAGTGCAGCTCGGCGGCGGCACCGACATCGCCAAGGCCGTGGGCTACGCGCAGTCGCTCGTCGCCAACCCGGCCCGCACCATCGTCGTGCTGGTGAGCGATTTCTACGAAGGCGGCTCCCCCAGCGAACTGGTGCGCCGCGTGAAGGCGCTGACCGGCGCGGGCGCAAAGGTTTTGGGCCTGGCCGCGCTCGATGCGCAGGCCGAGCCCGCCTACGACCGCGAGATGGCCGCGCGCCTCGTGAAGGAAGGCGCGCAGGTCGGCGCCATGACGCCCGGCCAGCTCGCGGGCTGGCTGGCCGAGAAAGTGCAGGCATGA
- a CDS encoding SWIM zinc finger family protein, with translation MNAPVRADLLELTPEALTALANAGFVKRAQKDVAAGVLPRLETEPDGTVRADFEDGVRTRLPPGRTLRDAACTCAASGMCRHRVMLVLAYQQRSGTAGAAAADAPTAGAPTAEPEGPWSPAHFDDAAVAASMSPSVLEQAARLAASRPVVAVQPWQGPAAPPMARLPMCTVRFFSRSSLVHARCDCQQGSGCAHVVVALWAFRAAGDLPAGTEEAMVEVTPRAAPAQAGAGTDGADAGDAEAAPAHLQAPEAQRLSSPEAQRLREALDALLLSLWLDGSAQPAMALAARFEALRAQAQALGWRWVDDALAELWLLLQSLQARSSRHDPLRLLSVVAELWARPRAAAHAEAMAAGPAGSPRPALHGRQILGVGVKGEVALDHLKLVSLGAALWSDETAEGASVLFADPDTQTVTVLERQWPRGEGAAGPAQALAGRRVAGFPLRQIAAGQVITKTATRRANGLIDLAAGARQTGVMPLSPAAWDDLAPPLRQASVTSLVERLRAALPEFVQPRQAASGAASGSPGLLHVVAFHGMEVQGCEWDAAAQVLHARIVCAAEGEDGAPEGVPSPALHLALPHRPAAPGAVDALARALAGEWGALRAVAGPVVLRNGTAVMQPLALLTRQRAVVPQIEPPAAQPLALRTAAEAPTPVQALLDETLQSLAQWLRQGLRHQPGGLDARAQSQARQLRQGGLDRSAALLEDLGGQLRSVDRRPLLAALSTLALLLQTQKG, from the coding sequence ATGAACGCGCCGGTGCGGGCCGACCTGCTCGAACTCACCCCCGAGGCGCTGACGGCGCTGGCCAACGCGGGTTTCGTCAAGCGCGCGCAGAAGGACGTGGCGGCCGGCGTGCTCCCGCGGCTGGAAACCGAACCCGACGGCACGGTCCGCGCGGATTTCGAGGACGGCGTGCGCACCCGCCTGCCGCCCGGCCGCACGCTGCGCGATGCCGCCTGCACCTGCGCCGCCAGCGGCATGTGCCGCCACCGCGTGATGCTGGTGCTGGCCTATCAACAACGCAGCGGCACGGCGGGCGCCGCTGCCGCCGATGCGCCCACTGCCGGAGCGCCGACCGCGGAGCCGGAGGGCCCCTGGAGCCCCGCGCATTTCGACGACGCGGCAGTGGCGGCCAGCATGTCGCCCTCGGTGCTGGAGCAGGCCGCCCGGCTGGCGGCCTCGCGGCCGGTGGTGGCGGTGCAGCCCTGGCAGGGCCCCGCCGCCCCGCCCATGGCCCGTTTGCCGATGTGCACCGTGCGGTTCTTCTCGCGCAGCTCGCTCGTGCATGCACGCTGCGATTGCCAGCAGGGCAGCGGCTGCGCGCACGTCGTGGTGGCGCTGTGGGCCTTCCGCGCCGCGGGCGACCTGCCCGCGGGCACCGAGGAAGCCATGGTGGAAGTGACGCCCCGCGCGGCCCCCGCGCAGGCCGGTGCCGGCACCGATGGCGCGGACGCGGGTGACGCCGAGGCGGCGCCCGCGCACCTGCAGGCCCCCGAAGCGCAGCGCCTGTCGTCCCCGGAAGCGCAACGCCTGCGCGAGGCGCTGGATGCGTTGCTGCTGTCCCTGTGGCTCGACGGATCCGCCCAGCCGGCGATGGCCCTGGCCGCGCGCTTCGAGGCGCTGCGCGCGCAGGCGCAGGCGCTGGGCTGGCGCTGGGTGGACGACGCACTCGCCGAGCTGTGGCTGCTGCTGCAGTCGCTCCAGGCGCGCAGCAGCCGCCACGATCCGCTGCGGCTGCTGTCGGTGGTGGCCGAGCTGTGGGCACGCCCGCGCGCCGCGGCCCATGCCGAAGCCATGGCCGCGGGCCCGGCCGGCAGCCCCCGCCCCGCGCTGCACGGCCGCCAGATCCTGGGCGTGGGCGTGAAGGGCGAAGTGGCGCTGGACCACCTCAAGCTGGTCTCGCTGGGCGCCGCGCTCTGGTCCGACGAAACGGCCGAGGGCGCGAGCGTGCTCTTTGCCGACCCGGACACGCAGACCGTGACCGTGCTTGAACGCCAATGGCCGCGCGGCGAAGGCGCCGCCGGGCCCGCGCAGGCCCTGGCGGGCCGCCGCGTGGCGGGGTTCCCGCTGCGGCAGATCGCGGCCGGGCAGGTCATCACCAAGACCGCCACGCGCCGCGCCAACGGCCTCATCGACCTGGCCGCCGGCGCGCGCCAGACCGGGGTCATGCCCCTTTCGCCCGCGGCCTGGGACGACCTCGCGCCCCCGCTTCGGCAGGCCAGCGTCACGTCGCTGGTGGAGCGCCTGCGCGCGGCCCTGCCGGAATTCGTGCAGCCGCGCCAGGCAGCCTCGGGGGCCGCCAGCGGTTCCCCGGGCCTGCTGCACGTGGTGGCCTTCCACGGCATGGAGGTGCAGGGCTGCGAATGGGACGCGGCCGCGCAGGTGCTGCATGCGCGCATCGTCTGCGCCGCGGAGGGCGAGGACGGCGCGCCGGAGGGCGTGCCGTCGCCCGCGCTGCACCTGGCGCTGCCGCACCGGCCGGCCGCGCCCGGCGCGGTGGACGCGCTGGCCCGCGCGCTGGCGGGCGAGTGGGGCGCGCTGCGCGCCGTGGCCGGGCCGGTGGTGCTGCGCAACGGCACGGCCGTGATGCAACCGCTGGCCCTGCTCACCCGGCAGCGCGCGGTGGTGCCGCAGATCGAGCCGCCGGCCGCGCAGCCGCTGGCGCTGCGCACCGCCGCCGAAGCACCCACGCCCGTGCAGGCCCTGCTGGACGAAACCCTGCAATCGCTCGCCCAGTGGCTGCGCCAGGGCCTGCGCCACCAGCCCGGCGGGCTGGACGCGCGCGCGCAGTCCCAGGCCCGGCAATTGCGACAGGGCGGCCTGGATCGCAGCGCCGCGCTGCTCGAGGACCTGGGTGGGCAACTGCGCTCGGTCGACCGCAGGCCGCTGCTGGCAGCGCTCTCCACGCTGGCTCTGCTATTGCAGACGCAGAAGGGCTGA
- a CDS encoding TonB-dependent siderophore receptor: MARSPARTLRRSALTPLALCLSQAAFAQSTASAPPADPAAPTVQLQEVRINASTEKDVGFAPTEAQTAGKAPMRRLETPQSVSVVTREQMESRQITNLQQALQTVAGVSPVNFGRRGFDDINIRGFRSTESILIDGLVQSSGMWTRLTPYGYERFEVLKGAASVLYGQVQPGGIVNAVSKRPKREALSEVGAEVGSFGQRTLQADINRPLNESGKAAIRINAQISNSDDPTDSIYRRDRWIAPSLSLDLGAQTDLVLFATYSQSNWMRQQGITPYGTLLPNRNGTVRPTLYTGDPAFGHYDIESTSVGYALEHRFSPQLTLRQNVRYESEKGTGNFVSNQTLQSNQRLQNRQATRQYLEDDILATDTSLLAQFSALGVQHRLVTGLDARTGHSWQGQRRCTIGALDLFNPVYGVATTCPVGYTANAPEKLNVMGLYAQDQIKFDPQWTALVGIRRDWSDNRITDHLAGQATRQKDSATTLSAGLVYEFTPGWAAYASYGESFLPVSGTSFSGSPFAPETGKQWETGLKYEAPGGGLTGSLALFDLKRRNVTTADPANTGFSVQTGEQRARGLELEMGAELQRNLKLTGAYTYTDTEVTRDNNAAIVGKPLNLTPRHTLALWATYKLPQMPQLTLGAGLRRVSKQVGSYPFTLPAYTVADLSIGYSGTNYRITAGVKNVFDKAYYDGAINANVVSPALPRNFSLGLTYFF; encoded by the coding sequence ATGGCCCGGTCCCCGGCCCGCACCCTGCGCCGCAGCGCGCTGACGCCGCTGGCGCTGTGCCTCTCGCAGGCCGCGTTCGCGCAATCCACCGCCTCGGCGCCCCCGGCCGATCCCGCCGCGCCCACGGTGCAACTGCAGGAAGTGCGCATCAACGCCAGCACCGAGAAGGACGTGGGCTTCGCTCCCACGGAGGCGCAGACCGCCGGCAAGGCGCCCATGCGCCGGCTGGAGACGCCGCAGTCGGTGAGCGTGGTCACGCGCGAGCAGATGGAGTCGCGCCAGATCACCAACCTGCAGCAGGCGCTGCAGACCGTGGCCGGCGTGAGCCCGGTCAACTTCGGCCGCCGCGGCTTCGACGACATCAACATCCGCGGCTTCCGTTCCACCGAATCCATCCTCATCGACGGCCTGGTGCAAAGCTCCGGCATGTGGACGCGCCTCACGCCCTACGGCTACGAGCGCTTCGAAGTGCTCAAGGGCGCGGCCTCGGTGCTGTACGGCCAGGTGCAGCCCGGCGGCATCGTCAACGCCGTCAGCAAGCGGCCCAAGCGCGAGGCGCTGAGCGAAGTGGGCGCCGAGGTGGGCAGCTTCGGCCAACGCACGCTGCAGGCCGACATCAACCGCCCGCTGAACGAGTCGGGCAAGGCCGCGATCCGCATCAACGCACAGATCTCCAACAGCGACGACCCGACCGATTCCATCTACCGCCGCGACCGCTGGATCGCGCCGTCGCTGTCGCTCGACCTGGGCGCGCAGACCGACCTGGTGCTGTTCGCCACCTACAGCCAGAGCAACTGGATGCGCCAGCAGGGCATCACCCCCTACGGCACGCTGCTGCCCAACCGCAACGGCACGGTGCGACCCACGCTCTACACGGGCGATCCCGCCTTCGGCCACTACGACATCGAGAGCACCTCGGTGGGCTATGCGCTGGAGCACCGCTTCTCGCCGCAGCTCACGCTGCGCCAGAACGTGCGCTACGAGTCCGAGAAGGGCACGGGCAATTTCGTCTCCAACCAGACGCTGCAGTCCAACCAGCGCCTGCAGAACCGCCAGGCCACGCGCCAGTACCTGGAAGACGACATCCTCGCCACCGACACCTCGCTGCTGGCGCAGTTCTCCGCGCTGGGAGTGCAGCACCGGCTCGTGACCGGGCTGGACGCGCGCACCGGGCACTCGTGGCAGGGCCAGCGGCGCTGCACCATCGGCGCGCTCGACCTGTTCAACCCGGTGTACGGCGTGGCCACCACCTGCCCGGTGGGCTACACCGCCAACGCCCCGGAGAAGCTCAACGTGATGGGCCTCTACGCGCAGGACCAGATCAAGTTCGATCCGCAGTGGACGGCGCTGGTCGGCATCCGCCGCGATTGGTCCGACAACAGGATCACCGACCACCTGGCGGGCCAGGCGACGCGGCAGAAGGATTCCGCCACCACGCTGTCGGCCGGCCTGGTGTACGAGTTCACCCCGGGCTGGGCGGCCTACGCCAGCTACGGCGAATCGTTCCTGCCCGTGTCGGGCACCAGTTTCAGCGGCTCGCCCTTCGCGCCGGAAACCGGCAAGCAGTGGGAGACCGGCCTGAAATACGAGGCCCCGGGCGGCGGCCTCACGGGCTCGCTCGCGCTGTTCGACCTCAAGCGCCGCAACGTGACCACGGCCGACCCGGCCAACACCGGCTTCAGCGTGCAGACCGGCGAGCAGCGTGCGCGCGGCCTGGAACTCGAAATGGGCGCCGAGCTGCAGCGCAACCTGAAGCTGACGGGCGCCTACACCTACACCGACACCGAGGTCACGCGCGACAACAACGCCGCCATCGTCGGCAAGCCGCTCAACCTCACGCCGCGCCACACGCTGGCCCTGTGGGCCACCTACAAGCTGCCGCAGATGCCGCAACTCACGCTGGGCGCGGGCCTGCGCCGCGTGAGCAAGCAGGTCGGCTCGTACCCGTTCACCCTGCCGGCGTACACCGTGGCCGATCTCTCCATCGGCTATTCCGGCACCAACTACCGCATCACGGCCGGCGTGAAGAACGTGTTCGACAAGGCCTACTACGACGGCGCGATCAACGCCAATGTGGTGTCGCCCGCCCTGCCGCGCAACTTCAGCCTCGGCCTGACCTACTTCTTCTGA
- a CDS encoding PepSY-associated TM helix domain-containing protein, which translates to MTSQRTLSRLLALHSWAGIVTGLLLCIVCFSGAVVVFKNEIDLWANPSLAQLPRPQQPAPLDTVLQQLLARYPGATVEAIALPDGVNPAYFAFVREAGAPAAQRTKIALRPDTGAVVGPVDSQLGQYLRMLHVFLFFGPRWIVGFLGVAMLVLIGTGIVLHRKILAELFTQRWSRSLRVVLSDLHKSAGIWGLGFHLLIATTGAWLGLAPLFVQGWAYVASAPASQSAKAPPPPAPAPAQPAPSLDALHAAARQAVPGLQTRYVSLRRWGTGAGEAGFTGGISGHLASSARVEFDGAGRLRQAFDPRTAGFWPLVDALMEPLHFGDFGGLALKWLYFILGMTPAFLSVSGTLIWLDARRQRQRGAGPAARS; encoded by the coding sequence ATGACCAGCCAGCGCACGCTCAGCCGCCTGCTCGCCCTGCATTCGTGGGCGGGCATCGTCACGGGCCTGCTGCTGTGCATCGTGTGCTTCTCGGGCGCGGTGGTGGTGTTCAAGAACGAGATCGACCTGTGGGCGAACCCCTCGCTCGCGCAGCTTCCGCGCCCGCAGCAGCCCGCGCCGCTGGACACCGTGCTGCAGCAGCTGCTCGCGCGCTATCCCGGCGCCACGGTGGAAGCGATCGCGCTGCCCGACGGCGTCAACCCGGCCTACTTCGCCTTCGTGCGCGAAGCGGGCGCGCCCGCCGCGCAGCGCACCAAGATTGCGCTGCGGCCCGACACTGGCGCCGTCGTCGGCCCGGTGGACAGCCAGCTCGGCCAGTACCTGCGCATGCTGCACGTGTTCCTGTTCTTCGGGCCGCGCTGGATCGTGGGGTTTCTCGGCGTGGCGATGCTGGTGCTGATCGGCACGGGCATCGTGCTGCACCGCAAGATCCTGGCCGAGCTGTTCACGCAGCGGTGGAGCCGCAGCCTGCGCGTCGTGCTGTCGGACCTGCACAAATCGGCAGGCATCTGGGGGCTGGGGTTCCACCTCCTCATCGCCACCACGGGGGCCTGGCTGGGGCTGGCCCCGCTGTTCGTGCAGGGCTGGGCCTACGTGGCCTCGGCGCCCGCCTCCCAATCCGCGAAGGCCCCACCGCCACCGGCCCCGGCCCCGGCGCAACCCGCGCCCTCGCTCGACGCCCTGCACGCCGCCGCCCGGCAGGCGGTGCCGGGCCTGCAGACCCGCTACGTCTCGCTGCGCCGCTGGGGCACCGGCGCGGGCGAGGCCGGCTTCACCGGCGGGATCTCCGGGCACCTGGCGAGCAGCGCGCGGGTCGAGTTCGACGGCGCGGGCCGCCTGCGGCAGGCGTTCGATCCGCGCACGGCGGGGTTCTGGCCGCTGGTGGATGCGCTCATGGAGCCGCTGCACTTCGGCGATTTCGGCGGGCTCGCGCTCAAGTGGCTCTACTTCATCCTGGGCATGACGCCGGCCTTCCTCTCGGTCTCGGGCACGCTGATCTGGCTCGATGCGCGCCGGCAGCGGCAGCGCGGGGCCGGCCCGGCCGCGCGCTCCTGA